The Pyrococcus horikoshii OT3 genome includes a window with the following:
- the cas7i gene encoding type I-B CRISPR-associated protein Cas7/Cst2/DevR, with protein sequence MKAIEVVTLTKVEGANLNSNGTEGVISVLKKVRDPVDGREYVRVSGQSVKYHLRQILKELGWELSQIYPRSEGGQKVIVSAGEPYKYIDDDLFGYMIAKKIEGKNATLRRTSVVRTNGMISIFPYQEDRDFGVRYDPTGDQHNIYETEITTNVMRGNYFIELDRLGVFVEGLEVPKLNPGEYSLEVISVKDVTGREVTLYVLPREEREKRLKALLTAIMEYHGGAKLSNFFTKVYPEVMMLVKLKRKIPVVGDSLRVKEGYIDGKMIIDVERIREAIETFSDNVEEAYIGLFKSKFANVDELEGTFENLEKVRIVSMKELRKVIEEISLGE encoded by the coding sequence ATGAAGGCCATTGAAGTTGTGACACTAACGAAGGTTGAAGGTGCTAACTTAAATTCCAACGGAACGGAAGGTGTGATCTCAGTATTAAAGAAGGTTAGAGATCCGGTGGACGGAAGGGAATATGTTAGGGTAAGCGGCCAGAGCGTTAAGTACCACCTCAGGCAGATTTTAAAAGAGCTTGGCTGGGAGCTCAGCCAGATTTATCCGAGATCCGAGGGTGGGCAGAAGGTGATAGTCTCGGCCGGGGAACCTTACAAGTACATAGACGATGATCTCTTTGGTTACATGATAGCGAAGAAGATCGAGGGTAAGAACGCAACTCTAAGGAGGACATCAGTCGTAAGGACGAACGGAATGATATCGATCTTCCCCTACCAGGAAGATAGGGATTTTGGAGTTAGGTATGATCCCACTGGGGATCAGCACAACATCTATGAAACTGAGATAACGACGAACGTGATGAGGGGGAACTACTTCATAGAGCTTGATAGGCTAGGAGTTTTCGTTGAGGGGTTGGAGGTTCCAAAGCTTAACCCTGGGGAATATTCCCTTGAAGTCATATCCGTAAAGGATGTAACGGGAAGGGAGGTAACACTCTACGTGCTTCCCAGGGAAGAGAGGGAGAAAAGGCTTAAGGCCCTGCTCACGGCCATAATGGAGTACCATGGAGGGGCCAAGCTCAGCAACTTCTTCACAAAGGTATACCCCGAGGTTATGATGCTCGTTAAGCTGAAGAGGAAGATACCGGTGGTAGGAGACTCCCTGAGAGTTAAAGAGGGTTACATCGACGGGAAGATGATCATAGACGTTGAAAGGATCAGGGAAGCTATAGAGACGTTCAGCGATAACGTTGAAGAAGCTTACATAGGTCTGTTCAAGAGCAAGTTCGCTAACGTCGATGAGCTTGAAGGGACCTTTGAGAATTTAGAAAAAGTTAGAATCGTTAGCATGAAGGAACTCAGGAAGGTGATAGAGGAAATAAGCCTGGGTGAGTGA
- the cas5 gene encoding CRISPR-associated protein Cas5, translating into MSELLGLIVDARPLQAHFRIPHTSLLLDTYPFPPKTTAVGMLAGCMGLGEEGFKKLLEKIKYGVIIEDPGEKIEEVSVIYKNPYSPSYPITRVSLYKPRFRMFFAGEERVIEEAYEGLLDPKFVPYMGDSESLFYPGKKRYVEVVDVQEGKEDILRSVIPEVKFKEFVPLRRKVLVPKVYEAPVKFTYKGKSRRAVYGRFIAFSGGYVKLEKKIDVLLFDGEPIATF; encoded by the coding sequence GTGAGTGAGTTGCTTGGCCTCATAGTGGATGCCAGGCCGCTTCAGGCCCACTTTAGGATTCCTCACACATCATTGTTACTTGACACCTATCCATTCCCTCCTAAAACTACAGCTGTTGGGATGTTAGCCGGATGCATGGGGCTTGGAGAGGAGGGCTTTAAGAAACTGCTGGAGAAGATTAAGTATGGGGTGATAATTGAGGATCCTGGGGAGAAGATAGAGGAGGTAAGTGTCATATACAAGAATCCCTATTCACCCAGCTATCCTATAACTAGGGTTAGCCTCTACAAGCCAAGGTTTAGGATGTTCTTTGCTGGGGAGGAAAGGGTTATTGAAGAGGCCTATGAGGGGTTGCTAGATCCAAAGTTCGTTCCCTACATGGGGGATAGCGAGAGCCTATTCTACCCTGGAAAGAAAAGGTACGTTGAAGTTGTGGATGTCCAGGAGGGGAAGGAGGATATATTAAGGAGCGTAATTCCTGAGGTTAAGTTCAAGGAGTTCGTGCCGTTAAGGAGAAAGGTTCTGGTTCCAAAGGTGTACGAAGCTCCAGTAAAGTTCACCTATAAAGGAAAAAGCAGAAGAGCGGTGTACGGAAGGTTTATAGCATTTTCGGGGGGATATGTAAAGCTTGAGAAGAAAATTGATGTCCTGCTATTTGACGGAGAACCCATAGCAACATTTTAA
- the cas1b gene encoding type I-B CRISPR-associated endonuclease Cas1b, whose translation MKSPIYITQPGILERKANTLFFVNEEMKRALPINTISEIHCFAPVTLTSGAIKLLSDNDVPVHFYNKYGYYRGSYLPAESQISGSIVVAQASHYIDNEKRLYIAREILEGTRASMISLLKSQRAEYKDLADIDLKGESIEELMGIESQLWKTFYAHFSHLLKFFNFDERNRRPPRDEINAMISYGNSVLYTVTLSEIRKTYLHPGISYLHEPRERRYSLALDLAEIFKPIVVFRVILRLVNKRIIREEHFVRDVGVLLNSEGVKIFLGGINDELSRKVLHPTLRRKVSVRYLIRLEAYSLLKHLIGDKEYKSLRAWW comes from the coding sequence ATGAAGTCTCCGATATATATTACCCAACCTGGTATCCTTGAAAGGAAGGCAAATACCCTGTTCTTTGTTAACGAAGAGATGAAAAGAGCCCTGCCAATAAACACGATAAGTGAAATTCATTGCTTTGCGCCTGTAACCCTCACGAGTGGAGCAATAAAGTTGTTAAGTGATAACGATGTTCCTGTCCACTTTTATAACAAGTACGGTTATTATAGAGGCTCTTACTTGCCGGCCGAATCCCAGATAAGTGGTTCTATAGTTGTCGCCCAGGCTTCTCATTATATTGACAATGAAAAGAGGCTTTACATAGCAAGGGAAATACTTGAGGGGACTAGGGCTTCTATGATCTCCCTTTTAAAATCTCAAAGGGCTGAATATAAGGATCTAGCAGACATAGATCTTAAAGGAGAGTCGATAGAGGAATTAATGGGCATCGAGAGCCAGCTGTGGAAAACATTTTATGCCCACTTCTCTCACCTGTTGAAGTTTTTCAATTTCGACGAGAGGAACAGGAGGCCTCCCAGGGATGAGATTAATGCCATGATAAGCTATGGGAACTCCGTTCTTTACACCGTCACGCTAAGCGAGATTAGGAAGACCTACCTTCACCCAGGGATAAGTTACCTTCATGAGCCCAGGGAGAGGAGGTATTCCCTAGCCCTGGATTTAGCCGAGATATTCAAGCCAATTGTTGTTTTCAGGGTTATCTTGAGGCTCGTTAACAAGAGGATAATAAGGGAGGAGCACTTCGTTAGGGATGTTGGGGTTCTCCTGAACTCTGAAGGGGTTAAGATTTTCCTTGGAGGAATAAACGATGAGCTTTCAAGGAAGGTTCTCCATCCCACCCTGAGGAGAAAAGTTTCGGTTAGGTACCTTATAAGGCTTGAAGCGTACTCCCTCCTCAAGCATCTCATCGGGGATAAGGAGTATAAGTCCCTTAGGGCGTGGTGGTAA
- the cas2 gene encoding CRISPR-associated endonuclease Cas2 encodes MYVIVVYDVNVERVNRVHKLLKTYLFWRQNSVFEGELSKAQLYELEMRLKRIVKEDDSVLIYIFPGKNFDLHVVGRDKSPVEMII; translated from the coding sequence ATGTACGTGATCGTAGTTTACGATGTCAACGTTGAGAGGGTTAATAGGGTTCATAAGCTACTTAAAACTTACCTTTTTTGGAGACAGAACAGCGTGTTTGAGGGAGAGCTAAGCAAGGCCCAACTCTATGAGCTTGAAATGAGGCTTAAGAGAATTGTAAAGGAAGATGATTCAGTTCTAATTTACATCTTCCCAGGAAAGAACTTTGACCTTCACGTCGTTGGGAGGGATAAGAGCCCCGTGGAGATGATAATATGA
- the cas4 gene encoding CRISPR-associated protein Cas4 — protein MRVTGLMVQYYFTCKRELWFFSRGINFDFENEDMIIGRLIHEEAYEDSWKEVLLEDIKIDALKTKGGLKVIEIKKSSKLEEPAKWQLKYYLYYLKKAGIDAIGVISYPKEGKREIIELKEENIKVIEEAIKGIEEVVSSPKPPKPVKKPYCRKCSYRDLCWV, from the coding sequence ATGAGGGTCACGGGCCTTATGGTTCAGTACTACTTTACATGTAAGAGGGAACTATGGTTCTTTTCCAGGGGAATAAACTTTGACTTTGAAAACGAGGATATGATAATAGGTAGGCTGATCCACGAGGAAGCATACGAAGATTCCTGGAAGGAAGTTCTCCTGGAGGATATCAAGATAGATGCCTTGAAGACCAAGGGTGGGCTCAAGGTGATAGAGATTAAAAAGAGCTCAAAGCTAGAGGAACCTGCAAAATGGCAACTCAAGTACTACCTTTACTACCTGAAGAAGGCCGGAATTGATGCAATTGGGGTAATCTCCTATCCCAAGGAGGGTAAGAGGGAGATTATTGAGCTGAAAGAGGAGAACATTAAGGTGATTGAGGAAGCTATTAAGGGTATTGAGGAAGTTGTTTCCTCCCCAAAGCCTCCAAAGCCTGTTAAAAAACCTTACTGTAGGAAGTGCTCTTACAGGGATCTATGCTGGGTGTGA
- a CDS encoding CRISPR-associated helicase/endonuclease Cas3, whose product MEFGELIELMKRKLGKPDKTLYEHSLNAKRIAERILERINYPSEARDCILMHVFLHDVGKLDDRFQEKLRKGGRAPPHAFLGVELASRFLNCESPFREIALLSILTHHSDFHEALYQDEIDRDEALIIDGKVVSSPADLVYELRDEIFYKLSQSKNAVMLRNLYSLFNGVLRLSDWLESASLDVGSYYTSGSFVRDRVIGYLSSKGWKPRDYQGFIMGKGSGYFLLPTGDGKTETSLLAIADSPKVIYTLPTITTVEAMRKRFEEMFGKDNVSFGHGMLFYSLYKEGKLSERLINRYAMKGIHVSTIDQVLLAFINYFKFPLRELSLRGSHLIVDEIHSYTPYTLSLILEGLRYAVNYLGSKVVVTSATMPSLLREKLEEVGLKELIPFEKVKRRYESKRRVRVWFRDLPMFEDIDSIIREKGKVLVITNTVTRAREIYEELKKRRDDVYLFHSRFTVRDKEEKMRLVNEISSGILVATQVVEVSLDIDYDTLYTEVAPIDSLIQRFGRVNRRGMKEGRAYVYAVEGKRFYLPYSKRSVEASLSMVKELEEAKNELDFLRLNDSFYEEIWDEYESELKKKYLERQALRTIHRFRKESWLSTRDTFMSLPAIPLKFWNNVVELAERWDDLGEKEKAEGMFKVIGSVINVPIWILKDNLLYDEKVYKLFGVYGIDLEYDSEVGLIERKGLIF is encoded by the coding sequence ATGGAGTTCGGGGAATTGATTGAACTCATGAAGAGGAAGCTTGGGAAGCCGGATAAGACGCTGTACGAGCATTCTTTAAATGCAAAGAGGATAGCTGAGAGAATCCTCGAGAGGATTAACTATCCTAGTGAAGCTAGGGATTGCATTTTAATGCATGTTTTCCTTCACGACGTGGGGAAGCTGGATGACAGGTTCCAGGAGAAGCTAAGGAAAGGGGGTAGGGCCCCTCCCCATGCCTTCCTGGGGGTTGAGCTGGCTTCTAGGTTCCTGAACTGTGAAAGTCCTTTCAGGGAGATAGCCCTCCTCTCGATATTAACACACCACTCCGATTTTCACGAGGCCCTTTATCAGGATGAGATAGATAGAGATGAGGCTTTGATAATCGATGGAAAAGTTGTTTCTAGTCCAGCTGACTTGGTTTACGAGCTTAGGGATGAAATCTTTTACAAACTCAGTCAATCCAAGAATGCCGTTATGCTGAGAAATCTTTATTCCCTGTTTAACGGAGTTTTAAGACTCTCCGATTGGCTGGAGAGTGCTTCCCTTGATGTTGGAAGTTACTACACGAGTGGAAGCTTCGTAAGGGATAGGGTGATCGGTTACCTATCCTCTAAGGGTTGGAAACCCAGGGATTATCAAGGGTTCATTATGGGAAAGGGAAGTGGCTACTTTTTGCTCCCAACGGGGGATGGAAAGACTGAGACTAGTTTGCTTGCGATCGCTGATTCCCCTAAGGTTATCTATACCCTCCCGACGATAACAACCGTTGAGGCAATGAGGAAGAGGTTTGAGGAGATGTTCGGAAAGGATAACGTTTCCTTCGGTCACGGAATGCTGTTCTATTCCCTTTATAAGGAGGGTAAGTTAAGTGAAAGGTTGATTAATAGGTACGCTATGAAGGGTATCCACGTTTCCACCATAGATCAGGTTTTGCTAGCATTCATAAATTACTTTAAATTCCCTCTGAGGGAGCTATCCCTCCGGGGATCCCACTTAATCGTTGACGAGATCCACTCCTACACACCATACACCCTCTCCCTAATTTTGGAGGGCTTGAGGTATGCAGTGAACTACCTTGGGAGTAAGGTGGTCGTTACATCAGCTACTATGCCCTCCCTCCTTAGAGAGAAGTTGGAGGAAGTGGGGCTTAAAGAGCTTATACCCTTCGAAAAGGTTAAGCGGAGGTACGAGTCCAAGAGAAGGGTGAGGGTTTGGTTCAGGGATCTTCCAATGTTCGAGGATATAGACTCCATAATCAGGGAAAAGGGGAAAGTTCTCGTTATAACGAATACTGTAACAAGGGCCAGGGAAATCTATGAGGAGCTAAAGAAGAGGAGGGACGATGTGTATCTTTTCCACTCGAGGTTCACGGTTAGGGATAAGGAGGAAAAGATGAGGCTGGTAAATGAGATAAGCTCGGGAATTCTGGTTGCCACTCAAGTAGTAGAGGTTTCCCTGGATATAGATTATGATACGCTATATACCGAGGTGGCCCCCATCGATTCTCTCATCCAGAGGTTTGGGAGGGTGAACAGGAGGGGGATGAAGGAGGGTAGAGCTTACGTGTATGCAGTGGAGGGTAAGAGGTTTTATCTTCCTTATTCCAAGAGGAGTGTTGAAGCTTCTCTTTCCATGGTAAAAGAGCTTGAAGAGGCCAAGAATGAGCTTGACTTCCTAAGGTTAAACGATTCATTTTACGAGGAAATTTGGGATGAATATGAGAGTGAACTGAAGAAAAAATATCTCGAGAGGCAGGCCCTAAGGACGATACATAGGTTTAGAAAGGAGAGCTGGCTTTCAACTAGAGATACCTTCATGTCCCTTCCTGCAATTCCCCTTAAGTTTTGGAATAATGTTGTAGAATTGGCCGAGAGATGGGATGATCTAGGGGAAAAGGAGAAAGCTGAGGGCATGTTTAAGGTTATAGGGAGCGTTATTAACGTTCCAATTTGGATTCTCAAGGATAATCTACTCTACGATGAAAAAGTTTACAAGTTATTTGGAGTCTATGGTATTGATCTTGAGTACGATTCCGAAGTTGGCTTGATTGAGAGGAAGGGGTTAATATTCTGA